The Pseudomonadota bacterium region TGTTCTATTTTTCCTTACTTTTCAATCTTTTATTAAAAGTGACGGGTAGTGAGATACTACCCATATGAGTATGTCTTTCTTCCTTTTCCATAGAAAGGAGTTTTTCTAAGAGACTTTCAATATAAGATAAATTTTTATTCTTTAAATGCAGATTATTTATATAGTTTCTATCCTTTTTTTTAAAAAAACGGAATAAAATACCTTTAAAATTCTCAAATGTTGATTGCTTTAGTACACTATAATAAGCGTATGTTCCAAGTGCATATTCAGAAAAAAAAGTAATGAAAGCCAATTCTTTAGTGGTGTTATATTTATAAACTCCATAAGTAAATGGTATGCTCGAGAGAAGTCCCAGAATATGACAACCTATATGACGAGAAACTGAAGATCCTTGAGACGGCTTATGGTTACAAGAATTTCTATCAATAATAGCAACTGAAATCTCTTGAAGAATTTCCTCTCCTGCCCATATTCGTGAGTTTCCAACTGTTAAAAAAGTGGCTCCTGCAAATATATAGTTTAATCCTTGATAATCTCCTGCTGCTTTAAAAGCAGGTTCTACTAAAGGAAGTCCAGAAGTTCCTAATATAAGATAAGAAAACGCTCTAACTAAACTTTTTCCTTTAAAATTTTTAAAACTCCCTTTATCATCAAAATATCTTTTAATCAATTCTTGAATATTAAAGTTACTTAATAATGATGAGGTTTCATTTTGATCTTCATTTTCTCTTAAAGTTTCGAGGGAGCTAATAGAATTAGAAGGAATGATTCCATTTTCTTCAGGTGAAGTTATTTCTGTTGTATCCATCTGAAAAGTATCTGTTTCTTCTTCCTGAGCTAAAGGATCATATTTTAATTTCTTATATTTTATAGGCTTATGCTTTCCAGGATTTAGTTCTTCCATGCAAAAGAGGGAAGCAGGGAAAAACAAATATATAAAAAAAATAAATATTATCCTATACATTTTAGTTACCTTATTCTAGAACTAATTTTTTATTAAATTTTGATATAAAACATCAAAATTATTTGATGTCACTTAAAATTAAATCACATCCCTTTTTCCCAATAATAATTGCTGCAGCATTGGTATTTCCTGAAACAAGAGTGGGCATAATAGACGCGTCAATAACTCTTATTCCTTCTAAACCATGAATTTTTAATTCACTATTAACAACTGAATTTGCATCTGTTCCCATTTTGCAGGTTCCAACTGGATGAAATATAGTCGTACCTCTTTCCTTCATAAAATTTAATAAATGTGTATCTGTGGAGCACTCAGTGCCAGGCTCAAATTCTAGGTCTATATAGTCATTCATAGCTTTTTGATTCATTATTTTTCTACAAATTTTTATACCTTCTATTGTAGTATCTATATCAAAAGCATGAAAAAGATAGTTTGGTTGAATAGAAGGAGCTGTCCAGGGATCCGAAGATATTATATTTATACAACCCCTGCTTTTAGGTCGAAGTTGACATATACTTATTGTAATACCAGAAAAAGAATGAAGAGTTTTGCCTGGTACTTCTACGCTTAAAGGAATAAAATGCAATTGCAAATCAGGAGTTTTAGCGGAAGAAGATTTTATGAAAGCTCCTGCTTGAGCGGCTCCAATGGCTAAAGGACCATTTCTATTTATCATGTACTGATATAAAACTTTAGCTTTCCAGGTGAATTTTTTTGAAAGAACATTAAGGCTATCTATTTTTTTAGTGGTATAAATTAATCTTATTTGATAGTGGTCTTGTAAGTTTTGTCCAACTCCAGGCAAATGTTTAACAATGTCAACGCCTATCTTTTTAAGATGCTCCCCATCTCCAACGCCTGAAAGTTGAAGAATTTTAGGGGAATTAATAGCTCCAGCACTTAAAATTATTTCTTTTTTTGCTGTAGCTGAGAATAAGCTATTATTTTTATAGTATTCTACTCCTATAGCTTTTGTTTTAGTAGTATCAAATAAAATCTTAGTAACAAAAGAATTAAGAGAAAGCTTAAAATTAGAAAAATTCCTTATGGGATTGATAAAGGCGGTTGACGAGCTACATCTTCTTCCATTTTTAACTGAAAGATCAAAATAACCGCACCCTTCTTGATCCTCTCCATTAAAGTCTTTACTCCTCTTAACCCCTGCCTCTTCGCATGCTTTAATAAAATTTTCGCAAAGAGGATGTGGATCCTTAATTTCTGAAAATATAAAATTATCATCTTTTTGATTAAAAAAACGGTTTTTTGCTATCTTTTCAAAATAAGGAAAGATAGAACTCCATCCCCATCCTAAGTTACCTTCTGCTTCCCAACTATTAAAGTCTTCTGGCTGCCCTTGAATATAAACAAGCCCATTTACTGAGCTACACCCTCCTAAGACTTTTCCCCTAGGCCAAAACATTTTTCTATTTCCTAATGTAGGAATTTCATCTGTCCAGTAATTCCAGCTTAATTTTTTATTAAAAATAGTTTTATAATAACCAAATGGAATGTGAAGAAGAAGATTACTATCATTTTGTCCAGCTTCTAAAAGTAATACTTTGTATCCTTTTTTTACCAGCTCATTTACGATAACACAGCCAGAGGAACCACCTCCAACTACAATATAATCAAATTCGTTAGCACATGTATTATTCATCTACTAACAAGCTCCCAAGTATGGCCATACGCATGAATAGGCCATTTCTCACTTGTCTAAAGTACGCAGCATTAGGCATTTGATCAACGTCGTTCGTAAGCTCGTTAGTCCTAGGGCCAGGATGCAGTATTGGTATAGAAGAATTTATTCTTTTTATTAATTCCTTATTAATTAAAAATTCTTTAGGAATCTCTAATAATTTATTTTCTATATCTTTACTTAGATTATGATTTGGATGATTAATCCCAATAGTCTCAACTATATCACTTTTTTCAAACAAGGAATCAACATTTTTAACTATATTCCATTTTATTTTATTTTCTTTCATCACGTTTAATAATACATCTGGAATTTTTTTTTCGGGAGGAAGGAGAAAATTGAAACCTTCTATTGGAAACTTACTAAGAGAAATTATTATTGCTTTTAAAGAACGAATTGATAAATCTCCAAGGAGACCTATGGTTTTTTTATTAAGTGTTCCAAGCTCTTTGTACATTGTCCATATGTCTCCTAAAGCTTGTGTTGGATGCTCATTATACCCATCTCCAGCATTGACAATTGGGATATCAACAACTGATGTAGCCCGCTTTGCGGCAAAATTTTCAAAATGACGTAAGACGATTAAATCACAAAGAGGCGCAGTAAATGAAATTACATCTTCAAGTGTTTCTTTATAAAAATCACCAGCTCTTGTAGTTGAAGGATCTGAAAAACCAATAACATCTCCACCAAGATTTAAAACAGCTGAATGGAAATTTAAGCGTGTGCGTGTGCTTGGTTGATAAAATAAGACTGCAACAATCTTATCTTTAAGTATTTTTTTTCTTTCTTCTTGGGAAGATTTTTCGAGCATTGAAGCTAATGAAAA contains the following coding sequences:
- the pyrB gene encoding aspartate carbamoyltransferase — translated: MDKQLKLCKRLLPKNIISMYDLSKEAIEGLFSLASMLEKSSQEERKKILKDKIVAVLFYQPSTRTRLNFHSAVLNLGGDVIGFSDPSTTRAGDFYKETLEDVISFTAPLCDLIVLRHFENFAAKRATSVVDIPIVNAGDGYNEHPTQALGDIWTMYKELGTLNKKTIGLLGDLSIRSLKAIIISLSKFPIEGFNFLLPPEKKIPDVLLNVMKENKIKWNIVKNVDSLFEKSDIVETIGINHPNHNLSKDIENKLLEIPKEFLINKELIKRINSSIPILHPGPRTNELTNDVDQMPNAAYFRQVRNGLFMRMAILGSLLVDE
- a CDS encoding GMC family oxidoreductase N-terminal domain-containing protein — protein: MNNTCANEFDYIVVGGGSSGCVIVNELVKKGYKVLLLEAGQNDSNLLLHIPFGYYKTIFNKKLSWNYWTDEIPTLGNRKMFWPRGKVLGGCSSVNGLVYIQGQPEDFNSWEAEGNLGWGWSSIFPYFEKIAKNRFFNQKDDNFIFSEIKDPHPLCENFIKACEEAGVKRSKDFNGEDQEGCGYFDLSVKNGRRCSSSTAFINPIRNFSNFKLSLNSFVTKILFDTTKTKAIGVEYYKNNSLFSATAKKEIILSAGAINSPKILQLSGVGDGEHLKKIGVDIVKHLPGVGQNLQDHYQIRLIYTTKKIDSLNVLSKKFTWKAKVLYQYMINRNGPLAIGAAQAGAFIKSSSAKTPDLQLHFIPLSVEVPGKTLHSFSGITISICQLRPKSRGCINIISSDPWTAPSIQPNYLFHAFDIDTTIEGIKICRKIMNQKAMNDYIDLEFEPGTECSTDTHLLNFMKERGTTIFHPVGTCKMGTDANSVVNSELKIHGLEGIRVIDASIMPTLVSGNTNAAAIIIGKKGCDLILSDIK